The Coffea arabica cultivar ET-39 chromosome 1e, Coffea Arabica ET-39 HiFi, whole genome shotgun sequence genome has a window encoding:
- the LOC113695290 gene encoding transcription factor FER-LIKE IRON DEFICIENCY-INDUCED TRANSCRIPTION FACTOR-like has protein sequence MGNINDFGFIDFMDVTNFEQFIELVRGETAEPAVEFCADFDCDHIAGCIGGESQFVQPPEDQLFDFNITSLSEFNLVPEQTKVAEEENDGEEESSATATTPTNRSKKTDRSRTLVSERKRRGRMKEKLYALRSVVPNITKMDKASIIGDAVLYVQELQMQAKKLKAEIAGLESSLSQPNNYPGESFLNAKKPNFTINLPLIKKIFQMEVFPVEEREFYVRMACNKGQGIATLLYKALESLAGFIVHSSNLAAAAETYIFTFTLNVNEFEVEIHLPNLKLWIASAFLNQGFDFVTLPSS, from the exons ATGGGGAATATCAACGATTTTGGGTTCATAGATTTCATGGATGTAACCAATTTTGAGCAGTTCATTGAGCTCGTTAGAGGTGAAACTGCAGAACCAGCTGTTGAATTCTGTGCAGACTTTGATTGTGACCACATTGCTGGTTGCATTGGTGGGGAAAGCCAATTTGTGCAACCCCCGGAAgatcaactctttgatttcaACATAACAAGCTTGTCTGAGTTTAATTTAGTACCTGAACAGACTAAAGTAGCAGAGGAGGAAAATGATGGGGAGGAGGAATCTTCAGCTACAGCAACTACTCCAACTAACAGGAGTAAGAAGACTGATCGATCAAGAACTTTGGTTTCAGAGAGGAAAAGGAGAGGCCGGATGAAGGAAAAACTCTATGCATTGCGTTCCGTGGTGCCTAATATCACCAAG ATGGATAAGGCCTCTATCATTGGGGATGCTGTGCTGTATGTGCAAGAACTGCAAATGCAGGCAAAGAAGCTAAAGGCTGAGATAGCTGGTCTTGAGTCATCTCTCAGCCAGCCTAATAATTATCCAGGGGAATCCTTCCTAAATGCCAAGAAACCAAACTTCACCATCAACCTTCCACTAATCAAGAAGATTTTTCAG ATGGAAGTTTTTCCAGTGGAGGAAAGAGAATTTTACGTAAGAATGGCATGCAACAAAGGGCAGGGCATAGCAACATTACTTTACAAAGCACTTGAGTCCCTAGCTGGCTTTATAGTTCACAGCTCCAACTTGGCAGCAGCTGCTGAAACTTACATCTTCACATTCACTTTGAAC GTTAACGAATTTGAGGTGGAGATACACTTGCCAAACTTGAAGCTATGGATTGCTAGCGCTTTTCTTAACCAAGGATTCGATTTTGTTACATTGCCATCATCTTAG
- the LOC113707024 gene encoding E3 ubiquitin-protein ligase RZFP34, with the protein MGSEVLSLSILPGPEFAGKDENLRDLGSGDHGCKHYSRRCKIRAPCCNEIFNCRHCHNEAKNSLEVDPLHRHDLPRHEVKTVICSLCGTEQNVQQICQSCGVCMGKYFCQKCKFFDDDVSKKQYHCHECGICRTGGKENFFHCNKCGCCYSKLIKDAHNCVERAMHHNCPVCLEYLFDTTKDITVLPCGHTIHLDCVQKMEHHSRYSCPVCSKSICDLSNLWGMIDQEVDATQMPEMYKDKMVWILCNDCGAIAEVHFHILAHKCLRCKSYNTRQIQGGPASSCSSSSGHRIAEAVR; encoded by the exons ATGGGGAGTGAAGTTCTGTCTCTATCAATTTTACCGGGGCCTGAATTTGCTGGGAAAGATGAGAATTTGAGGGATCTTGGTTCTGGAGATCACGG GTGCAAACATTACAGTAGGAGATGCAAGATTAGAGCCCCATGTTGTAATGAGATCTTTAATTGCAGGCATTGTCATAACGAAGCTAAG AACTCTCTGGAGGTTGATCCCCTTCATAGGCATGACCTTCCTCGGCATGAAGTTAAAACT GTTATATGTTCCCTGTGTGGCACAGAACAAAAT GTTCAACAAATATGCCAAAGTTGTGGGGTTTGCATGGGCAAATACTTTTGTCAGAAGTGCAAATTCTTTGATGATGAT GTCTCCAAGAAACAATACCACTGTCATGAATGTGGGATATGCAG AACTGGAGGCAAAGAAAACTTCTTTCATTGTAACAAGTGTG GATGTTGCTACTCAAAATTGATTAAGGATGCACATAATTGTGTTGAAAGGGCAATGCACCACAACTGTCCAGTCTGTCTTGAG TATTTATTTGATACAACAAAAGATATAACTGTTTTACCGTGCGGGCACACGATACATTTGGACTGCGTGCAAAAGATGGAGCATCACAGCCG GTACTCATGTCCCGTGTGCTCAAAATCCATCTGTGATCTGTCAAACTTGTGGGGAATGATCGACCAAGAA GTTGATGCAACTCAAATGCCTGAGATGTATAAGGACAAGATG GTGTGGATCCTCTGCAATGACTGTGGTGCAATTGCTGAAGTGCATTTTCACATTTTGGCACACAAATGCTTAAGATGCAAGTCTTATAACACTAGACAGATCCAAGGAGGCCCTGCATCTTCGTGCTCATCATCCTCTGGCCATAGAATTGCCGAGGCAGTCAGATGA
- the LOC113707034 gene encoding protein SOSEKI 3 isoform X1, translating into MEGRAFMKKHYSNNNNSSSSSCSSSRQVNNGSSASPERAKVWTEKSPKYHYHQPRHHNRNQKQHQQNGSNNNTSKGDSRVAVVYYLCRNRQLEHPHFIEVPLSSPDGLYLRDVVERLNVLRGRRMASMYSWSCKRGYKNGFVWHDLCEDDLILPAHGNEYVLKGSELFEDSNSGRFTPAGNVRLQLPKALPEPPSSRSQDDSSSSSSMNERATKHSQDDELSPPVQRPGSSAVSPESSVGKNSSWNGSLSLAEYKVYKSDGLADASTQTDENGNRVNKARETCTRGVSTDDGTSEPESGATQPRDSQVKETSEICRDRDYVSPPPSSSSASSSGARTDTLESLIRADARKFNSFRILEEEEFRMPSSTKFKASNMLMQLISCGSISVKDHSFGLIPAYKPRLTGSKFPSPFFSSSFMLGELDCLTENPRFIGLRLEDKEYFSGSLIETNARKEGVATLKRSSSYNADRSNKQFDLEEDKEETSTTQSKCIPRSIKASLSKQPRSESMRSPLSDGPRISSDGVESSRSISSNVSNGGSKRHTEPSSGNNQSRRTDSFRGEKENVIKIEERLASGARVIIQSEAPPDGRSDL; encoded by the exons ATGGAGGGGAGAGCCTTTATGAAGAAGCACTATAGCAATAATAACAATAGTAGCAGCAGCAGCTGTAGCAGTAGCAGGCAAGTGAACAACGGTTCCAGTGCCAGTCCTGAGAGAGCTAAGGTCTGGACGGAGAAGTCTCCCAAGTACCATTATCATCAACCCCGTCACCATAATCGCAATCAGAAACAGCACCAGCAAAACGGTAGTAACAATAATACTAGTAAAGGTGATTCAAGAGTGGCGGTGGTTTATTATCTATGTAGAAACCGCCAGCTGGAGCATCCTCATTTTATCGAAGTCCCCCTCTCTTCACCTGATGGCCTCTACCTTCGAG ATGTAGTTGAGAGGCTAAATGTTTTACGAGGCCGACGCATGGCTTCGATGTATTCTTGGTCTTGCAAGAG GGGCTACAAGAATGGCTTTGTGTGGCATGATCTCTGTGAAGATGACTTAATCCTTCCAGCACATGGTAACGAGTATGTTCTCAAAGGCTCGGAGCTCTTTGAAGATTCTAATTCAG GTCGGTTTACCCCTGCTGGAAACGTTAGATTGCAACTTCCAAAAGCACTACCAGAGCCGCCATCTTCTAGAAGCCAAGATGATTCTTCATCCTCTTCTAGCATGAATGAGAGAGCTACAAAACATTCTCAAGATGATGAGCTGTCTCCTCCAGTTCAGCGTCCAGGTTCATCGGCTGTATCCCCAGAGTCTAGTGTTGGGAAGAATTCCTCCTGGAATGGTTCTCTCAGCTTGGCAGAATACAAAGTTTACAAGAGTGATGGTCTAGCTGATGCCTCCACTCAGACTGATGAGAATGGAAACCGAGTTAATAAAGCTCGAGAGACTTGTACGCGAGGCGTTTCAACTGATGATGGGACATCAGAACCTGAAAGTGGTGCCACTCAACCACGGGATTCACAAGTAAAAGAAACCTCAGAGATCTGCAGGGACAGAGATTATGTTTCACCTCCTCCATCTTCATCGAGTGCATCATCTTCTGGTGCTAGGACTGATACCTTGGAATCCCTCATCAGAGCTGatgcaagaaaattcaacaGCTTTAGGATTCTTGAAGAGGAGGAGTTCCGAATGCCATCCAGTACAAAATTTAAGGCTTCAAATATGCTTATGCAACTGATCTCGTGTGGGTCAATTTCAGTAAAAGATCACAGCTTTGGCCTTATCCCAGCTTACAAGCCAAGGCTTACTGGCTCCAAGTTTCCTTCTCCTTTCTTCTCGTCATCCTTCATGTTGGGAGAGCTTGATTGCCTTACAGAGAATCCAAGGTTCATTGGTCTGAGGCTGGAAGATAAGGAATACTTCAGTGGCAGCTTGATTGAGACTAATGCTCGGAAGGAAGGAGTAGCTACCTTAAAACGATCTTCTTCATATAATGCTGACAG GAGCAATAAACAATTTGATTTAGAGGAGGACAAAGAAGAGACAAGTACGACGCAATCAAAGTGCATCCCACGATCAATCAAGGCTTCTTTGTCTAAGCAACCAAGAAGTGAATCAATGAGATCTCCTCTTTCAGATGGACCTAGGATCTCGTCTGATGGAGTGGAGAGTTCACGAAGTATTTCGTCTAATGTATCAAATGGAGGAAGTAAGAGACACACAGAACCTTCTTCTGGGAATAACCAATCAAGACGAACAGATTCCTTCAGAGGCGAGAAGGAAAATGTAATCAAAATTGAAGAAAG GCTTGCTTCAGGAGCTCGGGTTATAATACAATCAGAGGCACCTCCAGATGGTCGAAGTGACTTGTAA
- the LOC113707034 gene encoding protein SOSEKI 3 isoform X2, with protein MYILSLHIITLSLTGINSTLPSLAIPPLPLWLSCRPSLSLSLSVFSLTHSHSWSIKADVVERLNVLRGRRMASMYSWSCKRGYKNGFVWHDLCEDDLILPAHGNEYVLKGSELFEDSNSGRFTPAGNVRLQLPKALPEPPSSRSQDDSSSSSSMNERATKHSQDDELSPPVQRPGSSAVSPESSVGKNSSWNGSLSLAEYKVYKSDGLADASTQTDENGNRVNKARETCTRGVSTDDGTSEPESGATQPRDSQVKETSEICRDRDYVSPPPSSSSASSSGARTDTLESLIRADARKFNSFRILEEEEFRMPSSTKFKASNMLMQLISCGSISVKDHSFGLIPAYKPRLTGSKFPSPFFSSSFMLGELDCLTENPRFIGLRLEDKEYFSGSLIETNARKEGVATLKRSSSYNADRSNKQFDLEEDKEETSTTQSKCIPRSIKASLSKQPRSESMRSPLSDGPRISSDGVESSRSISSNVSNGGSKRHTEPSSGNNQSRRTDSFRGEKENVIKIEERLASGARVIIQSEAPPDGRSDL; from the exons ATGTATATCCTCTCTTTACACATTATTACTCTGTCTCTTACTGGCATTAATTCCACCCTTCCTTCCCTCGCCATTCCTCCTCTTCCACTCTGGCTTTCctgccggccctctctctctctctctctctccgttttctctctcacacactCGCACAGTTGGAGCATCAAAGCAG ATGTAGTTGAGAGGCTAAATGTTTTACGAGGCCGACGCATGGCTTCGATGTATTCTTGGTCTTGCAAGAG GGGCTACAAGAATGGCTTTGTGTGGCATGATCTCTGTGAAGATGACTTAATCCTTCCAGCACATGGTAACGAGTATGTTCTCAAAGGCTCGGAGCTCTTTGAAGATTCTAATTCAG GTCGGTTTACCCCTGCTGGAAACGTTAGATTGCAACTTCCAAAAGCACTACCAGAGCCGCCATCTTCTAGAAGCCAAGATGATTCTTCATCCTCTTCTAGCATGAATGAGAGAGCTACAAAACATTCTCAAGATGATGAGCTGTCTCCTCCAGTTCAGCGTCCAGGTTCATCGGCTGTATCCCCAGAGTCTAGTGTTGGGAAGAATTCCTCCTGGAATGGTTCTCTCAGCTTGGCAGAATACAAAGTTTACAAGAGTGATGGTCTAGCTGATGCCTCCACTCAGACTGATGAGAATGGAAACCGAGTTAATAAAGCTCGAGAGACTTGTACGCGAGGCGTTTCAACTGATGATGGGACATCAGAACCTGAAAGTGGTGCCACTCAACCACGGGATTCACAAGTAAAAGAAACCTCAGAGATCTGCAGGGACAGAGATTATGTTTCACCTCCTCCATCTTCATCGAGTGCATCATCTTCTGGTGCTAGGACTGATACCTTGGAATCCCTCATCAGAGCTGatgcaagaaaattcaacaGCTTTAGGATTCTTGAAGAGGAGGAGTTCCGAATGCCATCCAGTACAAAATTTAAGGCTTCAAATATGCTTATGCAACTGATCTCGTGTGGGTCAATTTCAGTAAAAGATCACAGCTTTGGCCTTATCCCAGCTTACAAGCCAAGGCTTACTGGCTCCAAGTTTCCTTCTCCTTTCTTCTCGTCATCCTTCATGTTGGGAGAGCTTGATTGCCTTACAGAGAATCCAAGGTTCATTGGTCTGAGGCTGGAAGATAAGGAATACTTCAGTGGCAGCTTGATTGAGACTAATGCTCGGAAGGAAGGAGTAGCTACCTTAAAACGATCTTCTTCATATAATGCTGACAG GAGCAATAAACAATTTGATTTAGAGGAGGACAAAGAAGAGACAAGTACGACGCAATCAAAGTGCATCCCACGATCAATCAAGGCTTCTTTGTCTAAGCAACCAAGAAGTGAATCAATGAGATCTCCTCTTTCAGATGGACCTAGGATCTCGTCTGATGGAGTGGAGAGTTCACGAAGTATTTCGTCTAATGTATCAAATGGAGGAAGTAAGAGACACACAGAACCTTCTTCTGGGAATAACCAATCAAGACGAACAGATTCCTTCAGAGGCGAGAAGGAAAATGTAATCAAAATTGAAGAAAG GCTTGCTTCAGGAGCTCGGGTTATAATACAATCAGAGGCACCTCCAGATGGTCGAAGTGACTTGTAA